The following proteins are co-located in the Acropora palmata chromosome 11, jaAcrPala1.3, whole genome shotgun sequence genome:
- the LOC141897975 gene encoding uncharacterized protein LOC141897975 isoform X5 codes for MFSVSKEFLRPTFGVKWGRQKQSYEALQIKAAELTGKEAALFVASGTMGNLISVMAHCRGRGEEILVGDQSHIIIWEQGGVAQVAGVHPRQVHTNCDGTLDLADIANKVRSPCDAHQPVSCLICVEQTHNATGGRVLSLDYLQKLISQQLRKLATELGLKVHMDGARIFNAATALGVPVAHITQHVDSISFCLSKGLGAPVGSVVAGEEDFIARCLRHRKVLGGGMRQAGVLAAAGIYALDHIAPKLHQDHTNAQILAQGIQEMKNLGIEIDMETIDTNMVYFKVNNNKVSANDLVKSMFTVSDTDSMEKQVAVKMLTLGKNRIRLVLHHQVTEADIQNTLQKMRMILTS; via the exons ATG ttttcagtttcaaaggAATTTCTCCGGCCTACCTTTGGGGTGAAGTGGGGGAGACAGAAACAAAGCTACGAAG CCCTACAGATCAAAGCAGCAGAATTGACAGGAAAAGAGGCAGCCCTTTTTGTAGCCAGTGGAACAATGGGAAATTTAATATCAG TGATGGCACACTGCAGAGGACGAGGAGAAGAAATACTTGTTGGAGACCAGTCTCACATTATTATTTGGGAACAAGGTGGAGTGGCACAG GTGGCAGGGGTGCACCCTCGGCAAGTGCACACCAACTGCGATGGAACACTTGATTTAGCAGACATTGCCAATAAAGTGCGCTCACCTTGTGATGCCCACCAACCTGTAAGTTGCTTAATTTGTGTAGAGCAAACTCACAATGCAACTGGAGGTAGGGTGCTGTCACTGGACTACTTACAAAAG ttGATTTCTCAACAGCTGAGAAAACTGGCTACTGAGCTTGGATTAAAGGTTCACATGGATGGAGCAAGAATCTTTAATGCAGCTACAGCTCTAGGTGTGCCTGTGGCACACATTACTCAGCATGTTGATTCCATTTCTTTCTGTCTTTCAAAG gGCCTTGGTGCTCCTGTGGGTTCTGTAGTTGCAGGAGAGGAAGACTTCATTGCAAG GTGTTTGAGACATAGGAAAGTTCTTGGGGGAGGTATGCGACAGGCTGGGGTGTTAGCTGCAGCAGGGATATATGCTTTGGACCACATAGCCCCTAAACTGCACCAAGATCACACAAATGCACAAATTCTGGCTCAAG GAATTCAAGAGATGAAAAATCTTGGCATTGAGATAGACATGGAAACAATTGATACCAACATGGTTTACTTCAAagttaacaataacaaagtgTCTGCCAATGATCTAGTAAAGAGCATGTTTACAGTCTCTGATACTGattcaatggaaaaacaagTGGCTGTGAAAATGTTGACACTTGGGAAGAATAGAATAAGGCTTGTTCTTCACCACCAGGTGACAGAAGCTGACATTCAAAacactttgcaaaaaatgaGGATGATATTAACATCATAA
- the LOC141897975 gene encoding uncharacterized protein LOC141897975 isoform X4, whose protein sequence is MTKEKMCEQSLMLMGLDKMFSVSKEFLRPTFGVKWGRQKQSYEALQIKAAELTGKEAALFVASGTMGNLISVMAHCRGRGEEILVGDQSHIIIWEQGGVAQVAGVHPRQVHTNCDGTLDLADIANKVRSPCDAHQPVSCLICVEQTHNATGGRVLSLDYLQKLISQQLRKLATELGLKVHMDGARIFNAATALGVPVAHITQHVDSISFCLSKGLGAPVGSVVAGEEDFIARCLRHRKVLGGGMRQAGVLAAAGIYALDHIAPKLHQDHTNAQILAQGIQEMKNLGIEIDMETIDTNMVYFKVNNNKVSANDLVKSMFTVSDTDSMEKQVAVKMLTLGKNRIRLVLHHQVTEADIQNTLQKMRMILTS, encoded by the exons atgacaaaagaaaagatgtgTGAACAATCGCTGATGTTGATGGGATTGGATAAAATG ttttcagtttcaaaggAATTTCTCCGGCCTACCTTTGGGGTGAAGTGGGGGAGACAGAAACAAAGCTACGAAG CCCTACAGATCAAAGCAGCAGAATTGACAGGAAAAGAGGCAGCCCTTTTTGTAGCCAGTGGAACAATGGGAAATTTAATATCAG TGATGGCACACTGCAGAGGACGAGGAGAAGAAATACTTGTTGGAGACCAGTCTCACATTATTATTTGGGAACAAGGTGGAGTGGCACAG GTGGCAGGGGTGCACCCTCGGCAAGTGCACACCAACTGCGATGGAACACTTGATTTAGCAGACATTGCCAATAAAGTGCGCTCACCTTGTGATGCCCACCAACCTGTAAGTTGCTTAATTTGTGTAGAGCAAACTCACAATGCAACTGGAGGTAGGGTGCTGTCACTGGACTACTTACAAAAG ttGATTTCTCAACAGCTGAGAAAACTGGCTACTGAGCTTGGATTAAAGGTTCACATGGATGGAGCAAGAATCTTTAATGCAGCTACAGCTCTAGGTGTGCCTGTGGCACACATTACTCAGCATGTTGATTCCATTTCTTTCTGTCTTTCAAAG gGCCTTGGTGCTCCTGTGGGTTCTGTAGTTGCAGGAGAGGAAGACTTCATTGCAAG GTGTTTGAGACATAGGAAAGTTCTTGGGGGAGGTATGCGACAGGCTGGGGTGTTAGCTGCAGCAGGGATATATGCTTTGGACCACATAGCCCCTAAACTGCACCAAGATCACACAAATGCACAAATTCTGGCTCAAG GAATTCAAGAGATGAAAAATCTTGGCATTGAGATAGACATGGAAACAATTGATACCAACATGGTTTACTTCAAagttaacaataacaaagtgTCTGCCAATGATCTAGTAAAGAGCATGTTTACAGTCTCTGATACTGattcaatggaaaaacaagTGGCTGTGAAAATGTTGACACTTGGGAAGAATAGAATAAGGCTTGTTCTTCACCACCAGGTGACAGAAGCTGACATTCAAAacactttgcaaaaaatgaGGATGATATTAACATCATAA
- the LOC141897975 gene encoding uncharacterized protein LOC141897975 isoform X2 gives MAKALSATSHILWCTRLKCFMSSSTTRAFRSLRPMKDPDGEEKGIANQVRHFSSMYISGVFDRMQKDGLRVIDLRSDTVTKPTKGMRDAMAVAAVGDDVYGDDPTVNALQIKAAELTGKEAALFVASGTMGNLISVMAHCRGRGEEILVGDQSHIIIWEQGGVAQVAGVHPRQVHTNCDGTLDLADIANKVRSPCDAHQPVSCLICVEQTHNATGGRVLSLDYLQKLRKLATELGLKVHMDGARIFNAATALGVPVAHITQHVDSISFCLSKGLGAPVGSVVAGEEDFIARCLRHRKVLGGGMRQAGVLAAAGIYALDHIAPKLHQDHTNAQILAQGIQEMKNLGIEIDMETIDTNMVYFKVNNNKVSANDLVKSMFTVSDTDSMEKQVAVKMLTLGKNRIRLVLHHQVTEADIQNTLQKMRMILTS, from the exons ATGGCTAAGGCACTGAGCGCTACCTCACACATTTTATGGTGTACGCGGTTAAAATGTTTTATGTCATCGTCAACGACAAGGGCTTTCCGCAGCCTCCGCCCGATGAAAGATCCCGACGGAGAGGAAAAAGGGATCGCAAATCAAGTGAGACATTTCTCAAGCATGTACATAAGTGGGGTGTTTGATCGAATGCAAAAAGATGGTCTTCGTGTGATCGATTTAAGAAGTGATACGGTTACCAAACCCACAAAAGGAATGAGAGATGCAATGGCCGTTGCTGCAGTTGGTGACGATGTTTATGGAGATGATCCGACAGTAAATG CCCTACAGATCAAAGCAGCAGAATTGACAGGAAAAGAGGCAGCCCTTTTTGTAGCCAGTGGAACAATGGGAAATTTAATATCAG TGATGGCACACTGCAGAGGACGAGGAGAAGAAATACTTGTTGGAGACCAGTCTCACATTATTATTTGGGAACAAGGTGGAGTGGCACAG GTGGCAGGGGTGCACCCTCGGCAAGTGCACACCAACTGCGATGGAACACTTGATTTAGCAGACATTGCCAATAAAGTGCGCTCACCTTGTGATGCCCACCAACCTGTAAGTTGCTTAATTTGTGTAGAGCAAACTCACAATGCAACTGGAGGTAGGGTGCTGTCACTGGACTACTTACAAAAG CTGAGAAAACTGGCTACTGAGCTTGGATTAAAGGTTCACATGGATGGAGCAAGAATCTTTAATGCAGCTACAGCTCTAGGTGTGCCTGTGGCACACATTACTCAGCATGTTGATTCCATTTCTTTCTGTCTTTCAAAG gGCCTTGGTGCTCCTGTGGGTTCTGTAGTTGCAGGAGAGGAAGACTTCATTGCAAG GTGTTTGAGACATAGGAAAGTTCTTGGGGGAGGTATGCGACAGGCTGGGGTGTTAGCTGCAGCAGGGATATATGCTTTGGACCACATAGCCCCTAAACTGCACCAAGATCACACAAATGCACAAATTCTGGCTCAAG GAATTCAAGAGATGAAAAATCTTGGCATTGAGATAGACATGGAAACAATTGATACCAACATGGTTTACTTCAAagttaacaataacaaagtgTCTGCCAATGATCTAGTAAAGAGCATGTTTACAGTCTCTGATACTGattcaatggaaaaacaagTGGCTGTGAAAATGTTGACACTTGGGAAGAATAGAATAAGGCTTGTTCTTCACCACCAGGTGACAGAAGCTGACATTCAAAacactttgcaaaaaatgaGGATGATATTAACATCATAA
- the LOC141897975 gene encoding uncharacterized protein LOC141897975 isoform X1 gives MAKALSATSHILWCTRLKCFMSSSTTRAFRSLRPMKDPDGEEKGIANQVRHFSSMYISGVFDRMQKDGLRVIDLRSDTVTKPTKGMRDAMAVAAVGDDVYGDDPTVNALQIKAAELTGKEAALFVASGTMGNLISVMAHCRGRGEEILVGDQSHIIIWEQGGVAQVAGVHPRQVHTNCDGTLDLADIANKVRSPCDAHQPVSCLICVEQTHNATGGRVLSLDYLQKLISQQLRKLATELGLKVHMDGARIFNAATALGVPVAHITQHVDSISFCLSKGLGAPVGSVVAGEEDFIARCLRHRKVLGGGMRQAGVLAAAGIYALDHIAPKLHQDHTNAQILAQGIQEMKNLGIEIDMETIDTNMVYFKVNNNKVSANDLVKSMFTVSDTDSMEKQVAVKMLTLGKNRIRLVLHHQVTEADIQNTLQKMRMILTS, from the exons ATGGCTAAGGCACTGAGCGCTACCTCACACATTTTATGGTGTACGCGGTTAAAATGTTTTATGTCATCGTCAACGACAAGGGCTTTCCGCAGCCTCCGCCCGATGAAAGATCCCGACGGAGAGGAAAAAGGGATCGCAAATCAAGTGAGACATTTCTCAAGCATGTACATAAGTGGGGTGTTTGATCGAATGCAAAAAGATGGTCTTCGTGTGATCGATTTAAGAAGTGATACGGTTACCAAACCCACAAAAGGAATGAGAGATGCAATGGCCGTTGCTGCAGTTGGTGACGATGTTTATGGAGATGATCCGACAGTAAATG CCCTACAGATCAAAGCAGCAGAATTGACAGGAAAAGAGGCAGCCCTTTTTGTAGCCAGTGGAACAATGGGAAATTTAATATCAG TGATGGCACACTGCAGAGGACGAGGAGAAGAAATACTTGTTGGAGACCAGTCTCACATTATTATTTGGGAACAAGGTGGAGTGGCACAG GTGGCAGGGGTGCACCCTCGGCAAGTGCACACCAACTGCGATGGAACACTTGATTTAGCAGACATTGCCAATAAAGTGCGCTCACCTTGTGATGCCCACCAACCTGTAAGTTGCTTAATTTGTGTAGAGCAAACTCACAATGCAACTGGAGGTAGGGTGCTGTCACTGGACTACTTACAAAAG ttGATTTCTCAACAGCTGAGAAAACTGGCTACTGAGCTTGGATTAAAGGTTCACATGGATGGAGCAAGAATCTTTAATGCAGCTACAGCTCTAGGTGTGCCTGTGGCACACATTACTCAGCATGTTGATTCCATTTCTTTCTGTCTTTCAAAG gGCCTTGGTGCTCCTGTGGGTTCTGTAGTTGCAGGAGAGGAAGACTTCATTGCAAG GTGTTTGAGACATAGGAAAGTTCTTGGGGGAGGTATGCGACAGGCTGGGGTGTTAGCTGCAGCAGGGATATATGCTTTGGACCACATAGCCCCTAAACTGCACCAAGATCACACAAATGCACAAATTCTGGCTCAAG GAATTCAAGAGATGAAAAATCTTGGCATTGAGATAGACATGGAAACAATTGATACCAACATGGTTTACTTCAAagttaacaataacaaagtgTCTGCCAATGATCTAGTAAAGAGCATGTTTACAGTCTCTGATACTGattcaatggaaaaacaagTGGCTGTGAAAATGTTGACACTTGGGAAGAATAGAATAAGGCTTGTTCTTCACCACCAGGTGACAGAAGCTGACATTCAAAacactttgcaaaaaatgaGGATGATATTAACATCATAA
- the LOC141897975 gene encoding uncharacterized protein LOC141897975 isoform X3, with protein sequence MKDPDGEEKGIANQVRHFSSMYISGVFDRMQKDGLRVIDLRSDTVTKPTKGMRDAMAVAAVGDDVYGDDPTVNALQIKAAELTGKEAALFVASGTMGNLISVMAHCRGRGEEILVGDQSHIIIWEQGGVAQVAGVHPRQVHTNCDGTLDLADIANKVRSPCDAHQPVSCLICVEQTHNATGGRVLSLDYLQKLISQQLRKLATELGLKVHMDGARIFNAATALGVPVAHITQHVDSISFCLSKGLGAPVGSVVAGEEDFIARCLRHRKVLGGGMRQAGVLAAAGIYALDHIAPKLHQDHTNAQILAQGIQEMKNLGIEIDMETIDTNMVYFKVNNNKVSANDLVKSMFTVSDTDSMEKQVAVKMLTLGKNRIRLVLHHQVTEADIQNTLQKMRMILTS encoded by the exons ATGAAAGATCCCGACGGAGAGGAAAAAGGGATCGCAAATCAAGTGAGACATTTCTCAAGCATGTACATAAGTGGGGTGTTTGATCGAATGCAAAAAGATGGTCTTCGTGTGATCGATTTAAGAAGTGATACGGTTACCAAACCCACAAAAGGAATGAGAGATGCAATGGCCGTTGCTGCAGTTGGTGACGATGTTTATGGAGATGATCCGACAGTAAATG CCCTACAGATCAAAGCAGCAGAATTGACAGGAAAAGAGGCAGCCCTTTTTGTAGCCAGTGGAACAATGGGAAATTTAATATCAG TGATGGCACACTGCAGAGGACGAGGAGAAGAAATACTTGTTGGAGACCAGTCTCACATTATTATTTGGGAACAAGGTGGAGTGGCACAG GTGGCAGGGGTGCACCCTCGGCAAGTGCACACCAACTGCGATGGAACACTTGATTTAGCAGACATTGCCAATAAAGTGCGCTCACCTTGTGATGCCCACCAACCTGTAAGTTGCTTAATTTGTGTAGAGCAAACTCACAATGCAACTGGAGGTAGGGTGCTGTCACTGGACTACTTACAAAAG ttGATTTCTCAACAGCTGAGAAAACTGGCTACTGAGCTTGGATTAAAGGTTCACATGGATGGAGCAAGAATCTTTAATGCAGCTACAGCTCTAGGTGTGCCTGTGGCACACATTACTCAGCATGTTGATTCCATTTCTTTCTGTCTTTCAAAG gGCCTTGGTGCTCCTGTGGGTTCTGTAGTTGCAGGAGAGGAAGACTTCATTGCAAG GTGTTTGAGACATAGGAAAGTTCTTGGGGGAGGTATGCGACAGGCTGGGGTGTTAGCTGCAGCAGGGATATATGCTTTGGACCACATAGCCCCTAAACTGCACCAAGATCACACAAATGCACAAATTCTGGCTCAAG GAATTCAAGAGATGAAAAATCTTGGCATTGAGATAGACATGGAAACAATTGATACCAACATGGTTTACTTCAAagttaacaataacaaagtgTCTGCCAATGATCTAGTAAAGAGCATGTTTACAGTCTCTGATACTGattcaatggaaaaacaagTGGCTGTGAAAATGTTGACACTTGGGAAGAATAGAATAAGGCTTGTTCTTCACCACCAGGTGACAGAAGCTGACATTCAAAacactttgcaaaaaatgaGGATGATATTAACATCATAA